Below is a genomic region from Flammeovirgaceae bacterium SG7u.111.
GGGTGGTTAACAAGCTTTCTTCTTGTGCAAAAGTTGGGCGAAGGGTTAGAAAAAAAAATAAGCAGGTAGCCAGTATTGTAATTTTTCCATTGGTGGAAATGGTTAGCCCCCTAATCTGGTAAAATACAGTATTCATATTTTATCATTTGCTGTTTTACCCATACAAATCACATTATTTTTCTAAATTTAGAATAATTGATTAAATAAATTTTACTTATGCACTCAGGAAAGGAAAATCAATACACCAGATTTTCTGTTGGCATCGGATATGTCCTAAGCTGAATTGGACAAAGAGTCTTGCTTCAATAGAGCAGGCTGGTTGGGCTTGTTTTTGAAGGAAGGTTTGAAAAGCTTCAAACAGCTCCTTAAAAAGGCTAGGAGTATGCAAAAGTTTGCAACCCAAAACCTTTGACAATGCTTTACATCAAGGTAAGGATTTTTGATGGAGCGATAGTTCCAACATAAAGTTTGTTTATTTCCCAATGTTAGGCATTCGGGTGCACCAGTATTTAAATGAGATATATGAAGGGTATTATATTCATCCCACTTTTTTTTATCGGACTAATTTCTCCTCTGATGGGGCAAACTGACGATGCCCTTTTTTTGAAAGCGAAGGGACTTTACGATAAAAATAATTACCGGGAAGCATTGTACCATCTCAAGAAATATATTTCTATAGACAATAGCAATGCGGAAGCGTACAAAATGCGGGGCAATTGCTATTTGGAATTTAACCAGCTCGATAGTGCCGAAAATGACTACTATACAGCTCTTCAGCTAGACAGCACGCTCACCGAGGTGAATTATAACCTTGGGCTTTTGTATGAAAGCCGTTCTCAGATAGATAGCGCAATGATTTTCTATTATCGTTTCATGGAAACGAATCCTAAAGATGCAGATGTCTATCTCAAACTGGGCACTATTTATGACGAGCGAATGATCCAAGATTCGTCTCGGATTCTCTTTGAGCAGGCTTATTCGCTCGATTCTCTCAACCCAGAACCTCATTATTATTTATGTTGGAACTATTACCTCTCAGATGAGTGGGACACCGCACTGAAATGGACAAAAAGCGGAAAAGAGCTGGATGCAAACAACACAGGGTTTTACTTGGTGGCAGGTTTGTGCCATTATACCCAAATGAATTTTAAGAAGTCCGTAGAGGAGTTTGAAAAAGCTCTTACAATAGACGAACAACCGAGTATTTATGTGCTTAAGGCACGTTCGGAAGTTTTTATGGATACGGATACATCGCTTATTCGCCAAGGAGAAGATTATTCTTTCCAATTTGTACATGTGAACTCGAAACTTACAGAAACGCTTGATACTTGGGTAAAAGATAGTACGCATCAGTATAGTTTTGATAGCCTTTGGGGGCAATTTGTAGATCCTGTTGATGGCTTTGGGATTGATAAGTATTTTATGTTTTATTATGGAACATCGACCTTAGACGGCTACAGCCCTTATTCATTGAATGAAAACCCTTTGCCAACCCTTTTGAAAGAAGGGAAATACAAAGAAGCAGCAGAGGCTGGAGAAAGAATTGCCCTAAGAAACCCTTCCGATTTCAAAAACTTTGGTTTGCTATCGGTTGCTTACCTCAACCTTGGGGATACTGAGAAGTTTTATGATAATGTACTAAAATACGAAGGGTTTGTAAATGGCATATTGGCCACTGGCAGCGGTGAGTCGTATGGCGATGCGCAGATAGTAATCAAGCCTAGCGATGAGTACGAAGTGATCAGCTACCTAGGGCATTCTTCTCAAAGCCAATCCCTCAATTTTCATGAAGGCCATATATTTGATATCCTCAAAACGATAGATGAATATGGCAACGAGCGGGACTTTTTTTTCAATATAGATAAGCCCTACAAGCAGCTTTCGGAATCGGTAGGAGGGAAGAAGAAAAAAAAGAAGCGGGGTAAGAAAAAGAAGTCGAAGAAGAAGGATTGATTACTCGACTTTTATTTCTTGTGTGAAATTGAAGGGAGTTCCACTTTCATCATAACTCCAAAAGCAAATTGCTTTTCCCTTTCCTTGTAATTTATATTTTCCTCGGTCTTTAGCTTCAAAAGATAGGATAGCAGCCCCGTCAATTTTTTCAACTGTAAAATCTAATGTTTTTGCTTCATTGTGTGAAATCAAAATGGACTCATAATCTATCTTAGGGTAGCTTGGGTCGAAAGAATATTTAGAAACAGCGATAACTATTTTGATAGTATCTCCCACACTATATTTGTTTTTATTAAAGAAATAACTAAAATGAAGTTTAGGGAAATCAGAAGTAGTTTCTACCTCGCTAGCTATGGATTGAAAGATCTCATGTTCCATTAATGCCAGAGTTATCATAAAGTCCTTTTCAATTTTTTTCGAATCTCTTTTTTCTAAATGATCAACAAAAAATGATGCATTATGCATCAATCCTTCCCAGTTGTTTATTTCGAACTTGTTTGCTGTTTTTAAAGAATCGAGGAATGTATAATAAGCGGTATACTCTTTTAGGTCGGGAAAAGAAT
It encodes:
- a CDS encoding DUF4919 domain-containing protein, yielding MKGIIFIPLFFIGLISPLMGQTDDALFLKAKGLYDKNNYREALYHLKKYISIDNSNAEAYKMRGNCYLEFNQLDSAENDYYTALQLDSTLTEVNYNLGLLYESRSQIDSAMIFYYRFMETNPKDADVYLKLGTIYDERMIQDSSRILFEQAYSLDSLNPEPHYYLCWNYYLSDEWDTALKWTKSGKELDANNTGFYLVAGLCHYTQMNFKKSVEEFEKALTIDEQPSIYVLKARSEVFMDTDTSLIRQGEDYSFQFVHVNSKLTETLDTWVKDSTHQYSFDSLWGQFVDPVDGFGIDKYFMFYYGTSTLDGYSPYSLNENPLPTLLKEGKYKEAAEAGERIALRNPSDFKNFGLLSVAYLNLGDTEKFYDNVLKYEGFVNGILATGSGESYGDAQIVIKPSDEYEVISYLGHSSQSQSLNFHEGHIFDILKTIDEYGNERDFFFNIDKPYKQLSESVGGKKKKKKRGKKKKSKKKD